A genome region from Colwellia sp. Arc7-D includes the following:
- a CDS encoding RNA methyltransferase, giving the protein MKLKTEQVVIGLTDPKSPTNVGAVMRAAGCYQADEVRYTGVRYARAAKFHTDTKDALKNIPLNAVDSLIHDIPSDLRIVCVDLVEGAIPLPEFEHPEKALYIFGPEDGTIAQEVINVADAVVYVPTIGCMNLAASVNVLLYDRLAKSKHLVANDDLIKRSRDTNNTVFVKT; this is encoded by the coding sequence ATGAAATTAAAGACTGAACAGGTTGTTATTGGTTTAACTGACCCGAAAAGCCCGACCAATGTTGGTGCGGTAATGCGTGCTGCTGGATGCTATCAAGCAGATGAAGTGCGTTACACCGGTGTTAGATATGCCCGCGCAGCAAAATTTCATACCGATACAAAAGATGCATTAAAAAATATTCCATTAAATGCTGTTGATTCATTAATTCATGATATACCTTCCGATTTACGCATTGTTTGTGTCGATTTAGTGGAAGGAGCGATACCGTTACCTGAGTTTGAACACCCAGAAAAGGCACTCTACATTTTTGGCCCTGAAGATGGCACCATAGCTCAGGAGGTTATTAACGTTGCTGACGCTGTAGTGTATGTGCCAACAATAGGCTGTATGAACTTAGCCGCGAGCGTTAATGTTTTACTTTATGACCGTTTAGCAAAGTCGAAGCATTTAGTGGCTAATGACGATCTAATTAAACGCAGTCGAGACACTAATAATACGGTTTTCGTGAAAACCTAG
- the lepB gene encoding signal peptidase I, translating into MKKNIKKSIYRVFKENTSLILFVSLMLVFRSAVADWNDVPTGSMKPTIVEGDRILVNKMAYDLRLPFSQHSLFKLADPIANDIIIFESKVADKRLVKRVIGVPGDTVSMHKNQLFINQHSANYKLKSEHSGFAISQESIAGNNHLIRTQVKLGQGNSNKLASFKPLTIPDGYYLVMGDNRDNSADSRVIGLVPRDEIIGRSNTVVFSLNYDNYFLPRSSRFFKSI; encoded by the coding sequence ATGAAAAAAAACATAAAAAAAAGTATATATCGAGTATTTAAAGAGAACACATCATTAATACTATTTGTAAGCTTAATGCTAGTATTTCGCAGTGCAGTAGCCGACTGGAATGACGTTCCAACAGGCTCAATGAAACCAACCATTGTTGAAGGCGACCGTATTTTAGTTAATAAAATGGCTTATGATTTAAGATTACCATTTAGCCAACATTCACTGTTCAAACTTGCTGACCCCATAGCTAATGATATTATTATTTTCGAATCAAAAGTGGCAGATAAGCGCCTTGTTAAACGTGTTATTGGTGTTCCTGGCGATACAGTATCAATGCATAAAAACCAATTATTTATTAACCAACACTCGGCGAATTACAAACTTAAGTCTGAACATTCTGGCTTTGCCATAAGCCAAGAAAGTATTGCCGGTAATAATCATTTAATAAGAACTCAGGTAAAGCTGGGGCAAGGTAACAGTAATAAACTTGCGAGCTTTAAACCACTAACGATTCCAGATGGTTATTATCTAGTGATGGGTGATAATCGAGACAACAGCGCTGATTCACGTGTAATAGGTCTAGTACCAAGAGACGAGATTATAGGTAGATCAAATACGGTCGTTTTTTCATTAAATTATGATAATTACTTCCTACCTCGCTCAAGTAGATTTTTTAAATCGATTTAA
- a CDS encoding peptidylprolyl isomerase, with product MNLSTFSKTSIAALIFSSASSFATVVEFTTSQGNFKVNLHDETTPETVANFLKYINDGDYNNTVVHRLVPEFVMQAGGFEFTGDFPLNPIATNSAVINEPVYSNVRGTIAMAKVANDENSATSQWFVNLSDNSGGAASLDTQNGGFTVFGEIIEGMDNIDNMADLFLCSDIPMPDYNAAQCSDSSFVPGVENFVTIETVTIFDATVNTADSLAAVENTSLTPPTTTPPVVTEPTNSSSGGGSFAWFSLLFASLLTLRRRFK from the coding sequence ATGAACCTCTCAACATTTTCAAAAACATCAATAGCAGCACTTATTTTTTCTAGCGCCTCAAGCTTTGCTACCGTTGTTGAATTTACAACATCACAAGGTAACTTCAAGGTTAATCTTCATGATGAAACAACACCTGAAACGGTTGCCAATTTTTTAAAATATATTAATGACGGAGACTACAACAACACTGTTGTTCATCGTTTAGTACCTGAGTTTGTAATGCAAGCCGGTGGTTTTGAGTTTACTGGCGATTTTCCGCTTAACCCTATAGCAACAAACAGTGCCGTGATAAACGAGCCTGTCTACTCTAATGTTCGTGGCACTATCGCTATGGCTAAAGTTGCTAACGACGAAAATAGCGCAACAAGTCAGTGGTTTGTTAACTTATCTGATAATAGCGGTGGCGCGGCATCATTAGATACGCAAAATGGTGGTTTTACTGTTTTCGGTGAAATTATTGAAGGTATGGATAATATCGATAATATGGCTGACTTATTTCTTTGCAGTGATATTCCTATGCCTGATTATAATGCTGCACAGTGTTCTGATAGTAGTTTTGTTCCAGGTGTTGAAAACTTTGTAACTATCGAAACAGTAACTATATTCGATGCTACCGTTAATACCGCCGACAGCCTAGCCGCTGTAGAGAACACTTCATTAACTCCACCAACCACCACTCCACCAGTAGTAACTGAACCAACAAATTCAAGCAGTGGCGGTGGTTCATTTGCTTGGTTTAGTTTACTGTTTGCCAGTTTACTAACATTAAGAAGACGTTTTAAATAG
- the nudC gene encoding NAD(+) diphosphatase: MGTELTFCQMPLDRASTLRKNQQWLDEKLNANDSRFYFYWRGKYLYLDEKIFVFNREGSIDKLLNVLNTSEFNKIITENALTFLGTDNNVAIFVCDLSSMHDVDLKKWLEKLDLINMKFIDFRNSLSLLNQQQGAILSYAKALIHWQRSANFCGSCGGKTKAMDGGHRMVCTNDSCQKEHFPRTDPVVIMLVEYQPKSGPAVCLLAEHHRIPDKVFSTLAGFVDPGESLQEAVIREVYEEAGVDVASVSFIDSQPWPFPNSLMIGFFAQAQGMDLCLEEEELRSASWFTAQQLLDFNEWGDEGDAPKLPRKESISRLLIDLWCEKQLSVTADVIGK, translated from the coding sequence ATGGGAACTGAATTAACGTTTTGTCAGATGCCACTTGACCGCGCATCAACGTTAAGAAAAAATCAACAATGGTTAGATGAAAAGTTAAACGCCAATGACAGCCGTTTCTATTTTTATTGGCGTGGAAAATATCTGTATCTTGATGAGAAAATTTTTGTATTTAACAGAGAAGGTTCGATTGATAAACTATTGAATGTGTTAAATACTTCAGAATTCAATAAAATAATAACGGAAAACGCGCTAACTTTTTTAGGTACTGATAACAATGTAGCTATATTCGTTTGTGACCTGTCATCAATGCATGATGTTGATTTAAAGAAGTGGTTGGAAAAACTAGATTTAATTAACATGAAATTCATTGATTTTAGGAATTCGTTGTCATTACTAAATCAGCAACAAGGCGCTATATTAAGTTATGCAAAAGCGCTAATACATTGGCAGAGAAGTGCGAATTTTTGTGGCTCTTGTGGTGGCAAAACGAAGGCTATGGATGGTGGTCATCGAATGGTTTGTACAAACGATAGTTGTCAAAAAGAACATTTTCCGCGCACTGACCCTGTGGTTATTATGCTTGTTGAATATCAACCTAAATCTGGCCCTGCCGTTTGTTTATTAGCTGAACATCACAGAATTCCAGATAAAGTTTTTTCAACACTTGCTGGCTTTGTAGATCCAGGTGAGTCTTTGCAAGAAGCCGTTATAAGAGAAGTTTACGAAGAGGCGGGTGTTGATGTTGCTTCTGTTAGCTTTATTGATTCACAACCTTGGCCATTTCCCAACTCTTTAATGATAGGATTTTTTGCTCAAGCACAGGGAATGGATTTATGTCTAGAGGAAGAAGAGTTGCGCAGTGCAAGTTGGTTTACTGCTCAACAGTTATTAGACTTTAATGAGTGGGGAGATGAAGGTGATGCACCTAAGCTACCAAGGAAAGAGTCTATATCGCGATTATTAATTGATTTATGGTGTGAGAAGCAATTGAGTGTTACTGCTGATGTAATCGGTAAATAA
- the arfB gene encoding alternative ribosome rescue aminoacyl-tRNA hydrolase ArfB, translated as MLEISNNVTIADWEIELTGIRATGNGGQRVNKVETAIHLRFDIKRSSLPAIYKARLLKLSDSRVSSDGIIIIKAQSFRTQSMNKDDALKRLKELISTAMIVKKARRPTKPTKGSNLRRLDSKKKASSNKLLRAKIDH; from the coding sequence ATGCTAGAAATTTCCAACAATGTCACTATTGCTGATTGGGAAATTGAACTTACCGGGATAAGAGCTACTGGCAACGGTGGTCAAAGAGTCAATAAGGTTGAAACAGCAATCCATTTACGTTTTGATATTAAGCGTTCTTCACTCCCTGCCATTTACAAAGCTAGATTGTTAAAACTTTCAGACAGTCGCGTATCGAGTGACGGCATTATCATCATTAAAGCACAGTCTTTTAGAACGCAATCGATGAATAAAGACGATGCATTAAAGCGGTTAAAAGAATTAATTAGCACGGCCATGATAGTGAAAAAAGCTAGGCGGCCTACCAAGCCAACTAAAGGCTCTAACCTCAGACGTTTAGACTCTAAAAAGAAGGCTAGTTCGAATAAACTATTGCGTGCAAAAATTGATCACTAA
- the raiA gene encoding ribosome-associated translation inhibitor RaiA — protein sequence MKINLSGHHVDVSDSIKEHINEKFSKIETHFPTLISLDVILSHEHNQHNVELRTTYEGGRISASSSDSVMYPAIAAAAKKLDAALKHRKGLLKANLHSKPVSTAPEIAHEKVQEMSLN from the coding sequence ATGAAAATAAATCTTTCGGGTCACCATGTTGACGTTTCAGATTCAATTAAAGAACATATCAATGAAAAGTTTTCAAAAATAGAGACACACTTCCCAACCTTAATTTCACTCGATGTAATTTTATCGCACGAACATAACCAACATAATGTAGAACTGCGAACAACCTATGAAGGTGGTCGAATTTCCGCTTCATCAAGCGATAGTGTTATGTATCCAGCTATTGCGGCAGCAGCGAAAAAATTAGATGCCGCATTAAAACACCGTAAAGGTTTGTTAAAAGCTAACCTACATAGTAAGCCCGTAAGCACAGCACCAGAAATTGCTCATGAAAAAGTTCAAGAAATGAGTCTAAATTAA
- a CDS encoding 1-acyl-sn-glycerol-3-phosphate acyltransferase yields MFDDIRPYRDDEVVDVIEKLINEKGLQASIASLKMPRLYQACPSFARTIVKWSLKIRAQKFHNIDQIQIEVAKYLHHLIKKSTAGFSYSGMDNFDNTKPALFISNHRDIVLDVALVNLALYKSGISTVEAAVGDNLLDQPWVADLMRINKSFIVKRSAENKRAMLNASKQLSAYIHDTVANRQQNIWIAQREGRAKDGIDKTNSALISMLLLNKDKQTPIADYLSEINIVPVSISYEFDPCDTDKAIELAEKEATGCYKKQEGEDLKSITQGLTGQKGRVHIEFCQPIQGEYADSKAIAAAIDKAIISHYKLYDTNLVAHAKLNHLETNNTVLALLNKRMENLTLEQQQWLLTMYANPVAAKQHLQP; encoded by the coding sequence ATGTTTGATGATATTCGCCCTTATCGTGATGATGAGGTAGTTGACGTAATCGAAAAATTAATTAACGAAAAAGGCTTACAAGCTTCAATTGCTAGTTTAAAAATGCCCCGCTTATATCAAGCTTGTCCCTCATTTGCTCGCACAATAGTAAAGTGGTCGTTAAAAATTCGCGCGCAAAAATTTCACAATATAGATCAAATTCAAATCGAAGTGGCGAAGTATTTACATCATTTGATCAAGAAAAGTACCGCTGGTTTTAGTTATAGCGGCATGGATAACTTTGACAACACCAAACCTGCGCTATTTATTAGTAATCATCGCGATATTGTTTTAGATGTTGCATTGGTGAATTTAGCTCTCTATAAAAGTGGTATCAGTACCGTTGAAGCTGCAGTTGGTGATAATTTATTAGATCAGCCCTGGGTTGCTGATTTAATGCGTATTAATAAAAGCTTTATCGTTAAACGTAGTGCAGAAAATAAACGTGCCATGCTCAATGCATCAAAACAGTTGTCTGCGTATATTCATGATACGGTTGCTAATCGTCAGCAAAACATTTGGATTGCTCAACGTGAAGGCCGTGCCAAAGACGGTATAGATAAAACAAATTCAGCTTTAATCTCTATGTTATTGCTAAATAAAGACAAACAAACACCAATCGCCGATTATCTATCTGAAATTAACATAGTCCCTGTATCCATCTCTTATGAGTTTGATCCCTGTGATACCGACAAAGCTATTGAACTTGCAGAAAAAGAAGCAACAGGCTGTTATAAAAAGCAGGAAGGTGAAGACTTAAAAAGCATTACACAAGGCTTAACCGGACAAAAAGGTAGAGTTCACATTGAGTTTTGTCAACCTATTCAAGGCGAGTATGCTGATAGTAAAGCCATAGCTGCTGCTATTGATAAAGCTATTATTAGTCACTATAAATTGTACGACACTAACCTAGTGGCACACGCAAAACTTAATCATCTAGAAACCAATAATACCGTCTTAGCCCTCCTGAATAAGCGCATGGAAAACCTTACGTTAGAGCAACAGCAATGGTTATTAACTATGTATGCTAACCCGGTGGCAGCAAAGCAGCACTTACAACCATAA
- a CDS encoding hypothetical protein (catalyzes the removal of amino acids from the N termini of peptides), giving the protein MSVDIDKFYDSTRLLSESITINIAMNLTKSLTAIAIVSALTLSQPSVVHAADTTTKTESPSSWLNLSAKELKAVERYATEYKDYIYKAPTELTFVTETVKRVKKQGFKKFTEKSKLKPGARFYDVNRDRTITLMVIGNKPLEQGTRIVGAHIDAPRLELKGRPLFEKEKFAMFQTYIHGGIKTYQWVNIPLALVGRVDKKDGTTVNISVGFDENDPIFLVTDLAPHVDSPNRKRTSRDVIGKEELDIIVAAKPELDKKIKDQVSDYLKSEYNISVEDLVSAELALVPATKPRDVGFDRSMIAAYGQDDKASSIAAVKAITEQKIPEYTSIAYLVDNEEVGNINNTGASSTYLVDLMSSLLHNQKGDSYNDYQLRKVLRNTKVISADVNPGVNPTWSSVWELGNAPRLGNGVNLKLYGGGFNANSEYMAWTRNYLDNADIKWQTSTYKGKASGGTIGSDLSNDNMEVIDFGIPILSIHSPYAVGSKVDLYSLYKAMSAFYQEK; this is encoded by the coding sequence TTGTCAGTTGATATTGATAAATTTTATGATAGTACACGTCTTTTATCTGAGAGTATTACTATCAATATTGCTATGAATTTAACCAAATCATTAACAGCTATCGCCATTGTCAGTGCGCTGACACTTTCACAACCTAGTGTTGTTCATGCAGCAGACACTACAACTAAGACAGAGTCGCCATCTAGTTGGTTAAACTTGAGTGCTAAAGAGCTAAAAGCGGTAGAACGCTATGCAACCGAATATAAAGACTATATTTATAAAGCACCAACAGAACTAACCTTTGTTACAGAGACTGTTAAACGAGTTAAAAAACAAGGTTTTAAAAAATTTACTGAGAAAAGTAAATTAAAGCCAGGTGCACGTTTTTACGATGTTAACCGTGACCGTACTATTACATTGATGGTCATTGGCAATAAGCCATTAGAACAAGGCACACGTATTGTGGGCGCGCATATTGATGCGCCACGTCTGGAACTTAAAGGGCGACCACTATTTGAAAAAGAAAAATTTGCCATGTTTCAAACTTATATTCATGGCGGTATTAAAACCTATCAATGGGTTAATATTCCATTAGCTTTAGTCGGTAGAGTGGATAAAAAAGATGGTACAACGGTCAATATCTCAGTTGGTTTTGATGAAAATGATCCTATCTTTTTAGTGACTGATCTGGCACCGCATGTTGACTCACCTAACCGTAAACGCACCAGTCGTGATGTTATTGGCAAAGAAGAACTTGATATTATTGTGGCTGCTAAACCCGAGCTAGATAAAAAAATCAAAGATCAGGTTAGTGACTATTTAAAATCAGAATACAATATTTCAGTGGAAGATTTAGTTTCTGCCGAGTTGGCTTTAGTTCCTGCGACTAAACCACGTGATGTTGGTTTTGATCGCAGTATGATTGCTGCCTACGGCCAAGATGATAAAGCGTCATCAATCGCTGCAGTTAAAGCAATAACAGAGCAAAAAATTCCTGAGTATACGTCGATTGCTTATTTAGTTGATAATGAAGAAGTTGGTAACATTAACAACACTGGGGCAAGTTCAACTTATTTAGTCGACTTAATGAGTAGCTTATTGCATAACCAAAAAGGTGATAGCTATAACGATTACCAATTGCGTAAAGTGTTACGTAATACCAAAGTTATTTCTGCTGACGTCAACCCTGGTGTTAACCCAACATGGTCAAGTGTATGGGAGCTAGGTAATGCCCCAAGGTTGGGGAATGGCGTTAACTTAAAGCTTTATGGTGGCGGATTTAATGCTAATTCTGAATATATGGCATGGACACGAAACTATTTAGATAATGCTGATATTAAATGGCAAACATCGACTTACAAAGGTAAGGCTTCTGGCGGTACGATTGGCAGTGATTTATCTAACGATAATATGGAAGTGATTGATTTTGGTATTCCTATTTTATCAATTCACTCGCCTTATGCGGTTGGATCAAAAGTTGACTTATATTCACTATATAAAGCTATGTCAGCGTTTTACCAAGAAAAGTAA
- a CDS encoding AzlD domain-containing protein encodes MTLITILLMAVITFTTRYLFIHPRLPVRLGAKMAKLLSFSAPAVLTAIWVPIIFIQQGELSVSLQNPYLIAATFAVGTAAKTKSIYLTMFIGLITFVLSRYMLNL; translated from the coding sequence ATGACATTAATAACTATTCTTTTGATGGCAGTGATCACGTTTACTACGCGCTATCTCTTTATTCATCCTCGCTTGCCAGTACGCTTAGGAGCAAAAATGGCGAAGTTGTTAAGTTTTAGTGCCCCAGCGGTATTAACCGCTATTTGGGTGCCTATTATTTTTATTCAGCAGGGCGAGTTAAGTGTTTCGCTACAGAATCCGTATCTCATTGCGGCTACCTTCGCCGTTGGCACCGCAGCCAAAACTAAAAGTATTTATCTCACCATGTTTATTGGGTTAATAACCTTTGTTCTAAGTCGGTATATGTTAAACCTGTAG
- a CDS encoding AzlC family ABC transporter permease: protein MALSKKKARWLMARKGFLDMLPLNLAVLPWGILCGSLAIQRDFSALEAILMPLIVFAGSAQLVAIELIANNASLATILFTTFIISSRHFLYGLALRDKLHILPTKWRYGLGFLLTDELFALSSHSKSFVGQLRLIYAVVAGGSFYVFWLLWNITGVIAGSYLPDLTNLGLDFAIAVTFIALVIPTIINLPILVSVIVAAFLSVVFKLMQFELDLVAAALIAMYCGYITDRFLQKRKSADMTKVQDNDDNQDNIKPSAKDSV, encoded by the coding sequence ATGGCACTGAGCAAAAAAAAAGCACGCTGGTTAATGGCGAGAAAAGGCTTTTTAGATATGTTACCCCTCAACTTAGCTGTTTTACCGTGGGGAATTCTTTGCGGCTCTTTGGCTATTCAACGTGATTTTTCAGCCCTCGAAGCTATCTTGATGCCATTGATCGTTTTTGCTGGCTCTGCGCAATTAGTGGCGATTGAGTTAATCGCAAACAATGCTTCCTTAGCGACTATTTTGTTTACCACTTTTATTATTAGCTCACGACATTTTTTATATGGTTTAGCATTAAGAGATAAATTACACATTTTACCCACCAAATGGCGTTACGGGTTGGGGTTTTTATTAACCGATGAATTATTTGCTTTGTCGAGTCATAGTAAATCTTTTGTTGGCCAGTTGAGGTTGATTTATGCCGTAGTTGCTGGAGGTAGCTTCTATGTGTTTTGGTTGTTATGGAATATAACAGGCGTTATTGCAGGTAGTTATTTACCTGATTTAACCAACTTAGGTCTAGACTTCGCCATAGCTGTAACTTTTATTGCGCTAGTTATTCCTACGATTATCAATCTACCTATTTTGGTTAGTGTGATTGTAGCTGCATTTTTATCTGTGGTGTTTAAGTTAATGCAGTTTGAATTAGATTTAGTGGCCGCGGCATTAATTGCCATGTATTGCGGTTATATTACCGACCGATTTCTGCAGAAGCGTAAAAGCGCAGATATGACTAAGGTTCAAGACAATGACGACAATCAAGACAATATAAAGCCGTCTGCTAAGGATAGTGTATGA
- the kdsB gene encoding 3-deoxy-manno-octulosonate cytidylyltransferase, whose protein sequence is MSFVVVIPARFESSRLPGKVLADIAGKPMIQWVVEKALASGAEQVIVATDNDEVARVVKSFGGEVCKTRADHQSGTERLAEVMQTYQFSDQQVIVNVQGDEPFIPVENIAQVASNLSSQHQARMATLAMKIDNVEEALNPNAVKVLCDKNGYALYFSRATIPYDRERFLNNENIDAIGDYYLRHIGIYAYRAGFIKDYVQWPASQLEQVESLEQLRVLWQGEKIHVAVANTRLEVEGVDTPEDLEKARAYAIGLKH, encoded by the coding sequence ATGTCGTTTGTGGTAGTCATCCCTGCAAGATTTGAGTCATCACGTTTACCGGGTAAAGTACTCGCTGATATTGCGGGTAAGCCAATGATCCAATGGGTTGTTGAAAAAGCGTTAGCCAGTGGCGCTGAGCAAGTTATTGTAGCAACAGATAACGATGAGGTTGCTCGTGTCGTTAAAAGCTTTGGTGGCGAAGTATGTAAAACGCGTGCTGACCATCAGTCGGGAACCGAGCGTCTTGCAGAAGTAATGCAAACCTATCAGTTTTCTGACCAGCAAGTTATTGTGAATGTGCAAGGTGACGAGCCGTTTATTCCAGTTGAAAACATTGCTCAAGTGGCTAGTAACTTATCAAGTCAACACCAAGCGCGTATGGCAACATTAGCAATGAAAATTGATAATGTCGAAGAAGCATTAAACCCTAATGCGGTTAAAGTATTATGCGATAAAAATGGTTATGCTTTGTATTTTAGTCGAGCGACTATCCCTTATGATCGCGAACGTTTTTTAAATAATGAAAACATTGATGCTATTGGCGACTATTACTTACGTCATATTGGTATTTATGCTTATCGTGCCGGTTTTATTAAAGATTATGTGCAATGGCCTGCAAGCCAATTAGAGCAAGTTGAATCTTTAGAGCAACTTCGGGTACTTTGGCAAGGTGAAAAAATTCACGTTGCCGTTGCAAACACTCGTTTAGAGGTTGAAGGCGTTGATACCCCAGAAGACCTTGAAAAAGCACGGGCGTATGCCATAGGTTTAAAGCACTAG
- a CDS encoding Trm112 family protein, which translates to MAFDTKLMEILACPVCKGKLDYNKEQQTLICKFDRLAYAIEKDIPVLLESEARRINADDA; encoded by the coding sequence ATGGCATTTGATACTAAATTAATGGAAATCCTTGCGTGCCCAGTATGTAAAGGAAAGTTAGATTACAATAAAGAACAACAAACGTTAATTTGTAAATTTGACCGTTTAGCTTATGCAATCGAAAAAGATATTCCAGTGTTACTGGAAAGTGAAGCTCGTCGCATTAATGCTGATGATGCATAG
- the lpxK gene encoding tetraacyldisaccharide 4'-kinase — translation MRLIEKVWFQGHSAKWLLVPLLFPLTIIFTVISFLRRLAYQVGLIKRVNLSVPIVVVGNIGIGGNGKTPATLYLVEKLSEKGVKVGVVSRGYGSKAPHYPYQVDIKSNAEQAGDEPLLIFKRSGIPVVIGADRVQACQRLIELGCELIIADDGLQHYRLARDFEFVVVDGKRLFGNGLLLPAGPLRETVNRIKNANCVIVNGESSWPSKDNSLSIPVLTMQLKAKQVVNVKTGAVLALDCFLTSHLANDKHINAIAGIGDPQRFFNSLEHLGFALALVKGFVDHQDFSAQDLQQFPADIPLLMTEKDAVKCAGFAQDNYWYLPVDADFSNNLDSNLITKVVNTIAALVKK, via the coding sequence ATGCGTTTAATCGAAAAGGTATGGTTTCAGGGCCATTCGGCAAAATGGTTATTGGTGCCTTTGTTGTTTCCATTAACTATCATATTTACAGTCATAAGTTTTTTGCGTCGACTCGCTTATCAAGTCGGGTTAATAAAGCGGGTTAACTTGTCGGTGCCGATTGTTGTCGTTGGTAATATTGGTATTGGTGGTAATGGTAAAACACCTGCTACTTTATATTTAGTTGAAAAGCTGAGCGAAAAAGGCGTAAAGGTTGGAGTAGTAAGCCGTGGTTATGGCTCAAAAGCGCCACATTATCCTTACCAAGTTGATATTAAAAGTAATGCAGAGCAAGCAGGTGATGAGCCGCTATTAATATTTAAACGTAGTGGTATTCCTGTGGTCATTGGCGCTGATAGAGTTCAAGCATGTCAGCGTTTAATTGAGTTAGGTTGTGAATTAATTATTGCTGATGATGGTTTACAGCACTATCGGTTAGCTCGAGATTTTGAGTTTGTTGTCGTGGATGGTAAACGTTTATTTGGTAATGGATTATTATTACCTGCAGGGCCATTACGAGAAACAGTCAATAGAATAAAAAATGCAAACTGTGTCATTGTTAATGGCGAAAGTTCATGGCCGAGCAAGGATAACTCTTTATCAATACCGGTATTAACGATGCAGTTAAAGGCTAAACAGGTTGTTAATGTCAAAACTGGTGCTGTATTAGCACTAGATTGCTTTTTAACTTCACATTTGGCAAACGATAAGCACATTAATGCAATAGCAGGTATCGGAGATCCTCAGCGTTTTTTTAATAGCCTTGAACATCTTGGGTTTGCGTTGGCGTTAGTTAAAGGCTTTGTTGATCATCAAGATTTTTCAGCACAAGATTTACAGCAATTTCCCGCTGATATACCGTTATTGATGACTGAAAAAGATGCAGTAAAATGTGCCGGGTTTGCTCAAGATAATTATTGGTACTTACCCGTTGATGCTGATTTTTCAAATAATTTGGATAGCAATTTAATAACGAAGGTTGTCAATACAATTGCAGCCCTTGTTAAAAAATAA